The following proteins are co-located in the Legionella busanensis genome:
- a CDS encoding LysR family transcriptional regulator → MTKVTLEQWRVLQTIVEEKSFAKAAEKLHKSQSSISYSLMKLQESLGIQVMNIQGRKAVLTEQGIQVLNMSKQLIRLAKNIENAALNFKSNYEKILRLAVDEIFPPQILLTILHQFSLINTQTRIILKHGLLSGPSDLLINGEAEIAIISKIPEGYVGDKLLDVESIPYAHIDSPLHQKELTLDDLYHERYIIAQDSGIKNQRNEGWLGSEFHWKVSSMEMKIQCVAQGIGFSWLPKQLVENRNLPIKPLRLQQDNIRTYPLYLVHHNPQEMGPSARQLIDFFQEYSSVKI, encoded by the coding sequence ATGACCAAAGTAACGCTTGAACAATGGCGAGTATTACAAACTATTGTAGAAGAAAAAAGTTTTGCTAAAGCAGCGGAAAAGCTACATAAAAGTCAATCAAGCATTAGCTATTCATTAATGAAATTACAAGAGTCCTTAGGTATCCAAGTGATGAATATACAAGGACGCAAAGCCGTTTTAACTGAACAAGGCATCCAAGTTTTAAATATGTCTAAGCAATTAATACGCTTAGCTAAAAATATTGAGAATGCAGCCCTTAATTTTAAATCTAATTATGAAAAAATTTTGCGACTCGCGGTTGATGAAATATTTCCTCCGCAAATACTACTAACAATTCTGCATCAATTTAGCTTAATTAATACCCAAACTCGGATTATCTTAAAGCATGGCCTCTTATCGGGGCCAAGTGATCTGCTAATTAATGGTGAGGCTGAAATAGCCATTATTTCAAAAATTCCAGAAGGGTATGTCGGTGATAAGCTTTTGGATGTAGAGTCTATTCCCTATGCCCACATTGACAGCCCCTTACATCAAAAAGAATTGACGTTAGATGATCTTTACCACGAGCGTTATATTATCGCTCAGGATTCAGGTATAAAAAATCAAAGAAACGAAGGCTGGTTAGGGTCGGAATTTCATTGGAAGGTCAGTTCGATGGAGATGAAAATTCAGTGTGTAGCTCAAGGTATTGGCTTTTCATGGTTACCTAAACAATTAGTAGAAAATAGAAACTTACCGATTAAACCGCTGCGTTTACAGCAAGATAATATTCGAACTTATCCTTTATATTTAGTTCATCATAATCCACAGGAAATGGGTCCTTCAGCACGACAATTAATTGATTTTTTTCAAGAATATTCAAGTGTTAAAATTTAA
- a CDS encoding nuclear transport factor 2 family protein, whose translation MKKIAAVLLLIGLAISGKSSFAEQSSQEINKEVVTQFYQKAINEKDFSAAEIYMGPWYIQHNPLAKDGIEGFKQYIDYLKQTYPQSHSDIKRIMAEGDYVILHVHSIKEPGTKGQAVVDIFRLENNKIVEHWDVIQAIPEGSANSNGMF comes from the coding sequence ATGAAAAAAATAGCTGCTGTTCTTTTATTGATAGGTTTGGCTATTAGTGGTAAATCAAGTTTTGCAGAACAAAGTTCACAAGAAATAAATAAGGAGGTCGTGACGCAATTTTACCAAAAAGCAATTAATGAAAAAGATTTCTCGGCAGCCGAAATTTATATGGGGCCGTGGTACATACAACATAATCCTTTAGCTAAAGATGGTATAGAAGGTTTTAAACAATACATCGACTACCTTAAACAAACTTATCCTCAATCACACAGTGACATTAAACGAATTATGGCAGAAGGCGATTACGTCATTCTACATGTCCACTCTATAAAAGAACCAGGCACAAAAGGACAAGCCGTCGTTGATATTTTTCGCTTAGAAAATAATAAGATTGTAGAACATTGGGATGTAATCCAAGCCATTCCTGAAGGATCAGCGAATAGTAATGGGATGTTTTAA
- a CDS encoding ankyrin repeat domain-containing protein, which produces MYQVKQDEFNPNLLVSRFLDNPNQINDAELQVLEKLEYQKFIFPAPPTLNLIEFLSVINHLQGLNYLSTKFSQQALNKMISANNYQAFCLAAEMGHLDVMKYLAAQAPDLLLDMIKADQYAAFRWAAANGHLDMMKYLIVQAPHLMLDMIKADQYAAFRWAAANGYLDIIEYLVAQAPDDLLLNMIRAKDFVSFRFAAMGGYLNVMKYLVKQAPDLLLEMIKAKEFDAFYLAAACGHLEVIEYLVAQAPDLLLDMIKAKEFEAFRWAVIHGHLDIVCYFIKHASVLLPAMLSMNDCRAFKIAVENGYYAIVNVLLHEDKKNAKRLYDSLSEHQKKLLNEERFTSSCVHHYLTKSLTPELIPRILNQANHAMFFKPAKIIIDNLHKKKSEETFIQSMG; this is translated from the coding sequence ATGTATCAAGTAAAACAAGATGAGTTTAACCCTAATCTCTTAGTCAGTCGCTTTCTAGACAATCCTAATCAAATTAATGACGCAGAACTGCAAGTTTTAGAAAAGCTAGAGTATCAGAAGTTTATATTTCCAGCTCCTCCTACCCTTAATTTAATTGAATTCTTAAGTGTCATTAATCATTTACAAGGTTTAAATTATTTGTCGACTAAATTTTCTCAACAAGCTTTAAATAAAATGATTAGTGCAAATAATTATCAAGCTTTTTGCCTAGCAGCAGAAATGGGTCATTTAGACGTGATGAAGTACTTAGCAGCACAAGCGCCTGACTTATTGCTTGATATGATCAAAGCAGACCAATATGCTGCTTTTCGTTGGGCAGCTGCAAATGGTCATTTAGATATGATGAAGTATTTAATTGTACAAGCGCCACACTTAATGCTTGATATGATCAAAGCAGACCAATATGCTGCTTTTCGTTGGGCAGCTGCAAATGGCTATTTAGATATAATAGAATATTTAGTTGCGCAAGCGCCTGATGACCTATTGCTAAATATGATAAGGGCAAAAGACTTTGTTTCTTTTCGCTTTGCAGCAATGGGCGGTTACTTAAATGTAATGAAATATTTAGTTAAACAAGCGCCTGACTTATTGCTAGAAATGATCAAAGCCAAAGAGTTTGACGCTTTTTACTTAGCAGCAGCATGTGGTCATTTAGAGGTAATAGAATATTTAGTTGCGCAAGCGCCTGACTTATTGTTAGATATGATAAAAGCCAAAGAGTTTGAAGCTTTTCGCTGGGCTGTAATTCATGGCCATCTAGATATAGTATGTTATTTTATCAAGCATGCTTCTGTTTTATTACCTGCTATGTTGAGTATGAATGATTGTCGTGCTTTTAAAATCGCGGTAGAAAACGGGTATTATGCTATCGTTAATGTCTTACTTCATGAAGATAAAAAAAATGCCAAACGCTTATATGATAGCTTATCTGAACATCAAAAAAAATTATTAAATGAGGAGCGCTTCACTAGTAGTTGTGTCCATCATTATTTGACAAAATCTTTAACGCCGGAATTAATACCTCGTATTTTAAATCAAGCAAATCATGCAATGTTTTTTAAGCCTGCAAAAATTATTATAGATAACCTACATAAGAAAAAATCTGAAGAAACGTTTATTCAGTCGATGGGTTAA
- a CDS encoding OPT family oligopeptide transporter has protein sequence MTNSVLGARDETKVAELTVRSIVLAIILTVLLAMSNSYLALKLGILTSASIPAAIISMGILRLFKDSTILENNAVQTAASAGEAVAGGIVYTIPALIIIHYWQSFDYLTNFFIAAIGGILGVLFSIPLRRILVHEPALRFPEGRAIAEVLKSSSERVGVKEIFLGGAVGGLIELLQMGFKVIASSFNFWFVIKRSIFGFGAGFSATMIGAGYLIGHDMAISIFLGAIISWLIALPIVSQFYPDFLAHYQLNQAATLLWDSEMRYLGIGAMLFAGTWTFLLLVKPLAKSITQSLTAFTSKRNWATQVPRTDKDIPIPFILSGIAFMATLLFLFFQYIFPIEATGLDGDFAPTLVFTAVIYVLVIGFLFSVITGYLSGMVGVTASPGSSVVIAGMLFAAWMLLTIINKFLPLPLTNNQIKAAEAITIIIGSVVTGIAAIANDNTQDLKVGQLVGATPWRQQVMLLLGVVVSSLVIPPVMQLLFNVYGIAGVMPHEGMDISQSLPAPTAALMAAITEAVFRNTLPWTMMFVGAAIIIGLLIFIKLFNLNRFMKLSILGVAIGMYLPISSSFPLFLGGMIAMYVQARLDKKKSLSNTQKTERKQKGTLIACGLVAGSAIIDVLLAIPFSIFHSPDALKIVGENWYRYGVLLGVLSTIMLAVWIERRVCRLKNI, from the coding sequence ATGACAAATTCTGTCTTAGGTGCTCGTGACGAAACAAAAGTAGCGGAATTAACTGTACGTAGTATTGTATTGGCCATTATATTGACCGTCTTGCTTGCTATGTCAAACTCTTATCTCGCTTTAAAATTAGGTATTTTGACATCAGCATCAATTCCTGCAGCCATTATTTCAATGGGTATCTTACGCTTATTTAAAGATTCAACTATTTTAGAAAATAACGCTGTGCAAACAGCTGCCTCTGCCGGAGAGGCTGTTGCTGGAGGAATAGTTTATACAATTCCTGCTCTGATCATTATTCATTATTGGCAAAGTTTTGACTATTTAACCAATTTCTTTATTGCAGCAATTGGTGGCATCCTTGGCGTTTTATTTTCTATTCCACTTCGTCGCATTTTAGTTCATGAGCCCGCATTACGTTTTCCAGAAGGAAGAGCCATTGCTGAAGTTTTAAAGTCCTCTAGCGAAAGAGTAGGTGTAAAAGAAATTTTTTTAGGCGGTGCTGTTGGTGGATTAATTGAACTGTTACAAATGGGTTTTAAAGTTATTGCTAGTAGCTTTAATTTTTGGTTTGTTATTAAACGCTCTATTTTTGGATTTGGCGCTGGTTTCTCAGCGACTATGATTGGAGCCGGTTATTTGATAGGCCATGATATGGCCATTAGTATTTTTCTAGGCGCCATTATCTCATGGTTAATTGCGTTACCCATTGTCAGTCAGTTTTATCCGGATTTTTTAGCACACTATCAATTAAATCAAGCAGCAACATTACTTTGGGATAGTGAAATGCGCTATCTCGGTATAGGTGCGATGTTATTTGCGGGAACTTGGACTTTTTTATTACTTGTTAAGCCCTTGGCAAAAAGTATTACTCAATCTTTAACTGCGTTTACTTCTAAACGTAATTGGGCAACACAAGTACCGCGAACAGATAAAGATATTCCTATACCTTTTATTTTAAGTGGTATCGCTTTCATGGCGACCTTATTATTTTTATTTTTCCAATATATTTTTCCCATTGAAGCAACTGGTCTTGATGGCGATTTTGCTCCCACTTTAGTTTTTACTGCTGTCATTTATGTATTAGTTATTGGATTTTTATTTTCAGTAATCACTGGCTATTTATCTGGAATGGTAGGCGTGACTGCAAGTCCAGGTAGCTCGGTAGTCATTGCCGGAATGTTATTTGCAGCCTGGATGTTATTAACCATTATTAATAAATTTTTACCGCTACCTTTGACCAATAATCAGATTAAAGCGGCTGAAGCAATTACCATTATTATTGGATCAGTTGTTACAGGCATTGCAGCTATTGCTAATGATAACACCCAAGATCTTAAAGTAGGCCAATTAGTTGGCGCGACCCCATGGCGGCAACAAGTGATGCTTCTACTCGGCGTTGTTGTTTCATCATTAGTGATTCCGCCAGTTATGCAATTACTCTTTAACGTTTATGGTATTGCTGGCGTTATGCCTCATGAAGGTATGGACATAAGCCAATCGCTTCCAGCGCCAACTGCCGCTTTAATGGCTGCTATTACGGAAGCTGTGTTTCGCAATACCTTACCTTGGACAATGATGTTTGTTGGGGCAGCAATTATCATAGGGTTGTTAATCTTTATTAAATTATTTAATTTAAATCGCTTTATGAAATTATCTATTTTAGGTGTGGCAATTGGGATGTATTTACCAATTTCCTCTTCATTTCCTTTGTTTTTAGGTGGGATGATCGCTATGTATGTGCAGGCGCGCCTTGATAAAAAGAAATCTCTTAGTAATACTCAAAAGACTGAAAGAAAACAAAAAGGCACTTTAATTGCCTGTGGGTTAGTAGCTGGTTCAGCCATTATTGATGTTTTATTAGCGATTCCTTTTTCTATCTTCCATTCGCCTGATGCTTTAAAAATAGTAGGCGAGAATTGGTATAGATATGGGGTTTTATTAGGTGTTTTATCTACTATTATGCTAGCAGTATGGATTGAGAGAAGGGTGTGTCGGTTAAAAAATATATGA
- a CDS encoding DUF3298 and DUF4163 domain-containing protein produces MYLLRIAILSFMVVFTNNIYAQPTTVTVKKETKTFILDLKYPQGFKESQINQVIKTFVTKTKNSQDMSGSSPFTTNLPGKDSLYIDYKIAYQNTHVVSLLFNISTYSRGAAHPNNSIKTFNFIDGKEINLQDIFKTNSPYLEEIANYCRNQLLKNKDFDEKWVNEGTQAINKNYTNWNFSKEGLAIIFDTYQVAAYVYGPQTIIIPTSSLTSSLRPEMKKLVWGNA; encoded by the coding sequence ATGTATTTATTGCGCATTGCCATCTTAAGTTTCATGGTTGTTTTTACTAATAATATTTACGCACAACCAACAACAGTTACGGTAAAAAAAGAAACTAAAACATTTATTTTAGATCTGAAATATCCCCAAGGATTTAAAGAAAGCCAAATAAATCAGGTTATAAAAACCTTTGTAACAAAAACCAAAAATTCACAAGATATGTCAGGCTCTAGCCCCTTTACTACTAATCTACCTGGTAAAGACAGTTTATATATCGATTATAAAATAGCGTATCAAAATACCCATGTTGTCAGTTTGCTATTTAATATTTCAACTTATTCTCGCGGTGCCGCGCATCCTAATAATAGTATAAAGACATTTAACTTTATTGATGGTAAAGAAATTAACTTACAAGATATTTTTAAAACTAATAGTCCTTATTTAGAAGAAATTGCTAATTATTGCCGAAATCAGTTACTTAAAAATAAAGATTTTGACGAAAAATGGGTTAATGAAGGTACGCAAGCAATAAATAAAAATTATACAAATTGGAATTTTAGCAAAGAAGGGTTAGCTATCATCTTTGACACTTACCAAGTCGCTGCTTATGTTTATGGCCCACAAACAATTATTATTCCCACCTCTTCATTAACCTCATCTTTACGTCCTGAAATGAAAAAATTAGTCTGGGGCAATGCATGA
- the hutI gene encoding imidazolonepropionase, whose amino-acid sequence MLICDRLLHNATTLTVDGHLNKQQAIGIKGNKIIWCDEEKKLPPISAPIKEDCQGKLITPGLIDCHTHLVYAGNRANEFKQRLAGATYSDIAKAGGGILSTVRQVRTASQDELIAQSLPRLLALRAEGVTTVEIKSGYGLDIANEIKMLNVARELGKVSGMRVKTTFLGAHAVPPEFANKTQDYVDHLCQDMLPTIAALGLADAVDVFCETIAFSYKQAEQIFLVAQDLKLPIKCHAEQLSNLGASKLAASLGALSCDHLEYLDEDGARAMAKMGSVAVLLPGAFYFLHAQELPPISLLRQLKIDIAIATDCNPGSSPTTSLLLMMNMACQYFGLTVEEVLAGVTINAAKALGITEETGAIKPGLAADIIRWSLKDKAELCYHFGYPLDHETMIAGHWINH is encoded by the coding sequence ATGCTTATATGCGATAGACTTCTCCATAATGCGACAACGCTTACAGTCGATGGCCATTTAAATAAGCAACAAGCTATTGGTATTAAGGGTAATAAGATTATTTGGTGTGATGAAGAAAAAAAATTACCGCCTATTTCGGCGCCTATTAAAGAAGACTGTCAGGGTAAGCTTATTACACCAGGGTTAATTGATTGTCATACTCACTTAGTTTATGCAGGTAATAGAGCTAATGAATTTAAACAGCGTCTTGCAGGCGCTACTTATAGTGATATTGCCAAGGCAGGTGGCGGTATTTTATCGACAGTTAGACAAGTTCGTACAGCTTCGCAAGATGAATTAATTGCACAATCATTGCCTCGCTTATTGGCTTTGCGTGCGGAAGGGGTTACCACAGTTGAGATTAAATCAGGTTATGGTTTAGACATAGCAAATGAGATTAAGATGCTTAATGTGGCGCGTGAACTAGGCAAGGTAAGTGGCATGCGTGTAAAAACAACCTTTTTAGGCGCACATGCCGTTCCACCTGAGTTTGCAAATAAAACACAAGATTATGTTGATCATCTTTGTCAAGACATGTTACCCACGATTGCCGCGTTGGGTCTAGCTGATGCAGTCGATGTATTTTGTGAGACCATTGCTTTTTCTTATAAACAAGCAGAACAAATATTTTTGGTGGCGCAAGATTTAAAGCTTCCTATTAAGTGTCATGCTGAACAACTATCTAATTTAGGTGCAAGTAAACTAGCTGCTTCTTTAGGCGCTTTATCCTGCGATCATCTAGAGTATTTAGATGAAGATGGCGCTAGAGCAATGGCAAAGATGGGTAGCGTTGCTGTGCTGCTTCCAGGGGCTTTCTATTTTTTACATGCTCAAGAATTACCACCTATTTCCTTATTGCGTCAGCTGAAAATAGATATAGCCATCGCGACTGATTGTAACCCCGGCTCATCTCCTACTACATCTTTGCTTTTAATGATGAATATGGCGTGTCAGTATTTTGGTTTAACAGTAGAAGAGGTTTTAGCAGGGGTTACTATAAATGCGGCAAAAGCACTTGGGATTACAGAAGAGACAGGTGCTATTAAGCCAGGTTTGGCTGCTGATATTATACGCTGGTCGCTCAAAGATAAAGCCGAATTGTGTTATCATTTTGGCTACCCACTTGATCATGAAACAATGATTGCTGGACATTGGATTAATCATTAG
- a CDS encoding SDR family NAD(P)-dependent oxidoreductase: protein MFIITGGGSGIGRALAHLLAEQGQEVLIVGRRELVLKEAASYSPLISICCADVSTVEGQQAILTALNDKLTIKGLIHNAGVIEPIAPITQITEQAWQQTLATNLHAPLFLTQLLINKLNGGRVLNIGSGAAHFPVLGWTAYCVSKAALAMLTRCWQLECKSVAFASVMPGIIDTDMQTLIRQSSFMDNEKLEFFKTLKKQNRLVSTETVALFLSWLLLEVNRNDYDAEEWDIYATHHHQFWLKKPHSVPHWE, encoded by the coding sequence GTGTTTATTATCACAGGTGGTGGTAGTGGTATTGGTCGTGCGCTGGCGCACTTATTAGCAGAGCAAGGGCAGGAAGTACTTATTGTAGGCCGGCGTGAGTTAGTATTAAAAGAAGCAGCTTCTTACTCTCCTTTAATTTCTATCTGTTGTGCTGATGTTTCAACTGTAGAAGGGCAGCAAGCTATTTTAACAGCCTTAAATGATAAACTAACTATAAAAGGTCTAATTCATAATGCTGGCGTCATTGAGCCTATTGCACCGATTACTCAGATTACAGAGCAAGCTTGGCAACAAACGCTAGCAACGAATTTGCATGCGCCTTTATTTCTTACTCAATTGCTAATCAATAAACTTAATGGCGGTCGTGTTCTTAATATCGGTTCTGGGGCTGCTCATTTTCCTGTGTTAGGTTGGACAGCTTACTGTGTTTCCAAAGCAGCTTTAGCTATGTTAACTCGCTGTTGGCAGTTAGAATGCAAATCGGTTGCTTTTGCAAGTGTTATGCCGGGGATTATTGATACAGATATGCAAACGTTGATTCGACAAAGTTCTTTTATGGATAATGAGAAGCTTGAGTTTTTTAAAACACTTAAAAAGCAGAATCGTTTGGTTTCAACAGAAACAGTTGCACTTTTCTTAAGTTGGTTATTATTAGAGGTTAATCGTAATGATTATGATGCCGAAGAATGGGATATCTATGCTACTCATCATCATCAGTTTTGGCTAAAAAAACCTCATAGTGTGCCACATTGGGAATAG
- the hutG gene encoding formimidoylglutamase has product MLLEINHYEPPIAAVWQGRKDSLPNERFFQAVKPFDIRIHSLADICSQIVFLGFSSDEGIKRNEGRVGAKAGPNVIREQIAKLPWHTKKPLYDLGNIVCNDGKLEEAQDEFAKVISQCHQHQCKTIAFGGGHEIAWGHFLGLSEKYYKLGIINFDAHFDLRPVNAQNQSTSGTPFYQIRQLCHSKNLPFNYCCLGIQPHANTASLFQIASDYQVSFLTAEQMFEQSIKQQTQFLHQFISKQDFIYLSICLDVFAEAHAPGVSAPQALGLLPWQALPLLKYIIQTGKVVSMDIAELSPQLDEGQKTAHLAAILIAELLES; this is encoded by the coding sequence ATGTTACTGGAAATTAATCACTATGAGCCCCCAATAGCAGCAGTTTGGCAAGGACGTAAAGATAGTTTGCCTAATGAACGTTTTTTCCAAGCAGTCAAACCCTTTGATATTCGCATCCATTCTCTTGCGGATATATGTAGCCAAATTGTTTTTCTAGGTTTTAGTAGTGATGAGGGAATAAAACGTAATGAAGGCCGCGTAGGCGCTAAAGCAGGACCAAACGTAATAAGAGAACAGATCGCAAAACTTCCTTGGCACACTAAAAAACCACTTTATGACTTAGGCAATATTGTTTGTAATGATGGAAAATTAGAAGAAGCTCAAGATGAATTCGCAAAAGTAATCAGCCAATGTCATCAACACCAATGTAAAACTATTGCTTTTGGTGGTGGCCATGAAATTGCTTGGGGACACTTTTTAGGATTAAGTGAAAAATACTATAAATTAGGCATTATTAATTTTGACGCTCACTTTGATCTTCGTCCCGTTAATGCACAAAATCAAAGTACTTCTGGCACACCATTTTATCAAATTAGGCAACTATGTCACTCTAAGAATTTACCTTTTAACTATTGTTGTTTGGGTATTCAACCTCATGCTAATACAGCAAGTTTATTTCAAATAGCGAGTGATTATCAGGTTTCATTTTTAACTGCAGAGCAAATGTTTGAGCAATCAATTAAACAGCAAACTCAATTTTTGCATCAATTTATTAGCAAACAGGATTTTATTTATCTAAGTATTTGCCTCGATGTTTTTGCTGAAGCGCATGCACCTGGCGTTAGTGCACCTCAAGCATTAGGTTTGTTGCCTTGGCAAGCACTGCCCCTGTTGAAATACATCATACAAACTGGCAAAGTAGTCAGTATGGATATTGCTGAGCTTTCACCCCAATTAGATGAGGGACAGAAAACGGCACATTTGGCAGCAATACTGATAGCAGAATTATTAGAGTCTTAA
- a CDS encoding DotI/IcmL family type IV secretion protein, with amino-acid sequence MKKTMLFSSLLTVLSGSIYAEKSDSLVNATLDNYTKAASSSVSQQIQLAKADTFKVAAATTAPSSTTTTTTQEVVVPTTTQPATVTTQPATVTTQPATVTTQPATVTTQPTTVTTQPATVTTPSTTTTVITNPAPTTTTTATVPASSTGTTSMAQPMNCTYHIPPETTHIEHAIIMQWANNATRQSFDFDHVNIAQQLTNLRPCYTEQGWQSFNEALNKSGNLSAIRTQKLMVASTVDGNIAVTDLKENQWRASVPLQVIYQNEKQKLTQLLTVDLIIGRKVTGDLGIMQMIASPRQAVTTTAPAATTTTTTIKKPTTVIIKQPASGNP; translated from the coding sequence ATGAAAAAAACTATGTTGTTTAGCAGCCTCTTAACTGTCTTAAGTGGCTCTATTTATGCTGAAAAATCAGACTCCTTAGTCAATGCCACTCTAGATAATTATACCAAGGCTGCATCAAGTTCTGTATCTCAGCAAATTCAACTGGCTAAGGCTGACACTTTCAAAGTAGCTGCCGCTACTACAGCACCTAGCTCAACGACGACAACCACTACCCAAGAAGTTGTTGTGCCAACAACCACACAACCTGCCACAGTCACAACCCAACCTGCAACTGTGACCACACAACCTGCTACAGTTACGACACAACCAGCCACTGTAACGACACAGCCAACCACTGTAACAACTCAACCAGCTACTGTAACTACACCTTCTACCACAACGACGGTAATTACCAATCCTGCACCCACTACAACCACAACAGCGACGGTACCTGCATCATCAACAGGAACAACGTCCATGGCACAACCCATGAACTGTACTTATCATATCCCTCCTGAAACAACTCATATCGAACATGCCATTATTATGCAGTGGGCAAATAATGCTACAAGGCAATCCTTTGACTTTGATCACGTTAACATTGCACAACAGTTAACAAATTTAAGACCTTGTTATACGGAGCAAGGTTGGCAAAGTTTTAATGAAGCGCTTAATAAGTCTGGTAATTTAAGTGCAATAAGAACACAGAAACTAATGGTAGCAAGTACCGTTGATGGCAACATCGCTGTAACTGACCTTAAAGAAAATCAGTGGCGTGCCAGTGTGCCTTTACAAGTTATCTATCAAAATGAAAAACAAAAATTAACGCAGCTGCTAACTGTGGATTTAATTATAGGACGTAAAGTCACAGGGGATCTTGGCATTATGCAAATGATTGCTTCGCCTAGACAAGCTGTTACTACCACAGCACCTGCTGCAACAACAACGACAACAACAATTAAGAAACCCACCACGGTTATTATAAAACAGCCTGCAAGTGGGAATCCTTAA
- a CDS encoding OmpP1/FadL family transporter codes for MRYSILSLLCLTSLNANANVLQYFTGLSYSNPAELFKVKKNDLIIGGTVMYADITFKGRQLNLNTFEEDPGTSDSRQTSLLPYGRIATRLNDKLVFGVDVTEPFHSNLKWGANAVTRYASTETLMTDVDVSPRASYSLSKSIYLGGGLNFNFLKNNEANWALPSGRTTYDTLINRTSSFGLGADIGLYYMFNQTNFFGAAYYSSIKQKAKGESLFGNFINTNHKFYFRMPATTILSYTHLFSKEWLINLQAFRSEWNANQYARVRNTAAQPPSPKDFTFSMKYDESWAFVGFLRHQISEKTGFGVIGVYDDGPEQEEFRPLNFPSDKQYLFGLVIDYKATSTTTLQLLYGHVISNTLIANKFNNEGRILPFTTGRVQINADVVDLRLSVQV; via the coding sequence ATGCGTTATTCGATTCTATCTCTTTTATGTTTAACTAGTCTTAATGCAAATGCTAACGTATTACAATATTTTACCGGCCTTAGTTATAGTAACCCTGCCGAGCTATTTAAAGTTAAAAAAAATGATCTTATTATTGGCGGTACAGTCATGTATGCTGATATTACATTCAAAGGGCGACAATTAAATTTAAATACTTTTGAAGAAGATCCTGGTACGAGTGATAGCAGACAAACCAGCTTATTACCCTATGGCCGTATTGCTACAAGGCTTAACGATAAACTTGTTTTCGGAGTTGACGTTACAGAGCCGTTTCATTCTAATTTAAAATGGGGTGCTAATGCAGTTACGCGTTATGCATCCACAGAAACACTTATGACTGATGTAGATGTAAGTCCACGCGCTTCCTATAGTTTAAGTAAAAGCATTTATCTTGGCGGTGGATTAAATTTCAATTTTTTAAAAAATAATGAAGCAAATTGGGCATTGCCATCTGGTCGAACAACTTATGATACATTAATTAATCGTACGTCTAGTTTTGGTTTAGGCGCTGACATTGGCCTGTATTATATGTTTAATCAAACTAATTTTTTTGGCGCTGCTTATTATTCATCAATTAAACAAAAAGCAAAGGGTGAAAGTTTATTTGGTAATTTTATTAACACTAATCATAAATTTTACTTTCGCATGCCGGCAACCACTATTTTGTCCTACACGCACTTATTTTCTAAAGAGTGGCTAATTAATTTACAAGCTTTTCGTAGTGAATGGAATGCTAATCAATATGCGCGTGTACGCAATACAGCGGCGCAGCCTCCTTCACCAAAGGATTTTACATTTTCTATGAAGTACGATGAATCCTGGGCTTTCGTAGGTTTTCTCCGTCATCAAATTAGTGAAAAAACAGGCTTTGGCGTGATAGGTGTTTATGATGATGGCCCCGAACAAGAAGAATTCCGGCCTCTTAACTTTCCATCCGATAAACAATATTTATTTGGTCTTGTCATAGACTATAAGGCAACATCTACAACCACACTCCAGCTTTTATATGGCCATGTTATTTCTAATACCCTTATTGCCAATAAATTTAACAATGAAGGACGAATTTTACCTTTCACTACAGGCAGAGTCCAAATTAATGCGGATGTGGTTGATTTAAGGTTATCGGTGCAAGTTTAA